The proteins below are encoded in one region of Cucurbita pepo subsp. pepo cultivar mu-cu-16 chromosome LG10, ASM280686v2, whole genome shotgun sequence:
- the LOC111803575 gene encoding 60S ribosomal protein L32-1-like codes for MAVPLLTKKIVKKRVKQFKRPQSDRKISVKTNWRRPKGIDSRVRRKFKGCTLMPNIGYGTDKKTRHYLPNGFKKFVVHNVKELELLMMHNRTYCAEIAHDVSTRKRKEIVERAAQLDVVVTNKLARLRSQEDE; via the exons ATGGCGGTGCCGTTGCTGACGAAGAAGATCGTTAAGAAGCGGGTTAAGCAGTTCAAAAGGCCCCAGAGCGACCGCAAGATCTCTGTCAAA ACAAACTGGCGTAGACCAAAGGGTATTGATTCTCGTGTTCGACGGAAGTTCAAAGGATGCACTTTGATGCCAAACATTGGTTATGGTACTGACAAGAAGACCCGTCATTATCTTCCTAATGGATTCAAGAAGTTCGTTGTGCACAACGTCAAGGAGCTTGAACTGTTGATGATGCACAATAG GACTTACTGTGCTGAGATTGCACATGATGTGTCCACAAGAAAGAGGAAGGAGATTGTGGAGAGAGCTGCCCAGCTCGATGTAGTTGTCACCAACAAGCTTGCTAGGTTGCGCAGCCAGGAGGATGAATGA
- the LOC111803569 gene encoding protein MEI2-like 5 isoform X2, whose amino-acid sequence MQKQSSHHSFSGHSYSPPMAKPKEKENAWGNFHKADAFDASSVTTLFSSSLPVLPHGKLNMIDKGVTIQSVDDISSRFKNLNPGPEGDDVLEDIETHAIGSLLPDDEEELLAGILDDLDLNGLPTSLEDLEEYDLFSSGGGMELETDAQQNASIGSSRVSLGDGAIGSVVPPYTFSNGNGTVAGEHPYGEHPSRTLFVRNINSNVEDLELRALFEQYGDIRTLYTACKHRGFVMISYYDIRAARTAMRALQNKPLRRRKLDIHFSIPKNNPSEKDINQGTLVAFNLDPSIPNEDLHQIFGVYGEVKEIRETPHKRHHKFIEYYDVRAAEAALKALNRSDIVGKRIKLEPSRPGGARRSLMLQLNQELEQDDFWSFRHQGSPVINSPPGKWMSFNGSIKPSSMGSSSNFPGFTSISPTGGNHLAGLASVLPKVTRSNVKVPPIGKDQHPLYINPLHAFQPSLSFPEPKSRPYNETMPSFRPPTSSGSCVEALSGPQTFCGSQNSYTESSSSSAWSRSYTNLQFLSNGNGHTFPFPGRQTSFFSSTPTALSHHVGSAPSGVPSERHFGYFPQSPDTSLMGPGAFRGLSFSSHAPVNPAITTPRNMSEIHPSTFQMMSSSMLNSMLSGSVPYLGLLPNTLDGLNERGRSRWIENNGNQIDSKKQFQLDLDKIKGGEDTRTTLMIKNIPNKYTSKMLLAAIDEHHKGTYDFLYLPIDFKNKCNVGYAFINMLSPQHIISFYEAFDGKRWEKFNSEKVASLAYARIQGKMALMSHFQNSSLMNEDKRCRPILFHSDGPEAGNQILHEHLPSSHLGINIWAMNDSSGSPPSNGISEGLDKF is encoded by the exons ATGCAGAAGCAGAGTTCACATCACTCATTTTCAG GTCATTCTTATAGTCCACCCATGGCTAAGcccaaagaaaaggaaaatgcatGGGGTAATTTCCACAAAGCTGATGCTTTCGATGCTTCCAGCGTTACTACACTATTCTCAAGCTCATTGCCGGTTCTTCCGCATGGGAAGC TGAACATGATCGACAAAGGAGTTACTATTCAATCGGTTGATGACATCTCGTCTCGCTTTAAGAATCTCAACCCAGGTCCAGAGGGGGATGATGTGCTTGAAGACATCGAAACTCATGCAATTGGCAGCTTGCTTCCCGATGATGAGGAGGAGCTTCTAGCGGGAATATTGGATGATTTAGATCTGAATGGCTTGCCTACCTCTCTTGAAGACTTGGAAGAATATGATCTTTTCAGTAGTGGAGGTGGCATGGAGTTGGAAACAGATGCTCAACAAAATGCTAGCATTGGTTCTTCAAGGGTAAGCTTAGGTGATGGTGCAATTGGAAGTGTGGTGCCTCCTTATACCTTTTCAAATGGTAATGGAACGGTTGCTGGAGAACATCCTTATGGAGAGCATCCTTCAAGAACGTTGTTTGTGCGGAATATTAATAGCAATGTTGAAGATTTGGAACTGAGAGCTCTCTTTGAG CAATATGGCGATATTAGGACTTTGTATACTGCGTGTAAACATAGGGGCTTTGTGATGATATCTTATTATGACATTCGTGCTGCTCGAACTGCTATGCGTGCATTGCAAAATAAACCACTGCGGCGGAGAAAACTTGACATTCACTTCTCAATTCCCAAG AATAATCCATCTGAGAAGGATATAAATCAAGGAACCTTGGTAGCCTTTAATTTAGATCCCTCAATTCCCAATGAAGATCTTCATCAAATTTTTGGGGTCTATGGGGAGGTCAAAGAG ATAAGGGAAACTCCACACAAGAGACACCATAAGTTTATTGAGTATTATGATGTTAGAGCTGCTGAAGCAGCACTGAAGGCATTAAATAGAAGCGACATTGTTGGCAAACGCATAAAGCTAGAACCAAGTCGCCCTGGCGGAGCTCGTCGAAG CTTGATGTTGCAACTAAATCAAGAACTTGAACAAGATGATTTCTGGAGTTTCCGCCATCAAGGTTCACCGGTTATCAATTCTCCCCCAG GTAAATGGATGTCGTTCAACGGTTCGATTAAACCTAGTTCCATGGGAAGTAGCAGCAACTTTCCGGGTTTTACATCCATAAGCCCAACAGGTGGCAACCATTTGGCTGGATTAGCTTCTGTTCTTCCTAAAGTAACAAGAAGTAATGTGAAGGTTCCTCCTATTGGCAAGGACCAGCATCCATTGTATATAAATCCATTGCATGCCTTTCAACCATCCCTTTCATTCCCCGAACCAAAATCAAGGCCCTATAATGAGACTATGCCCTCCTTCAGACCTCCCACATCAAGTGGATCATGTGTGGAAGCGTTATCCGGTCCACAAACTTTTTGTGGAAGTCAGAATTCATACACAGAGTCCTCTAGTTCTTCTGCTTGGTCAAGATCGTACACAAACCTTCAGTTCTTATCCAATGGAAATGGTCATACATTTCCGTTTCCCGGCCGACAAACTTCTTTCTtcagctcaactcccactgcTCTTTCGCATCATGTCGGATCTGCTCCATCTGGTGTCCCGTCGGAGAGGCACTTTGGGTATTTCCCCCAGTCACCAGATACTTCGTTAATGGGTCCTGGGGCATTCAGAGGTTTAAGCTTTAGTTCACATGCTCCTGTAAACCCCGCCATCACCACACCGAGAAACATGTCTGAAATTCACCCTTCGACTTTTCAAATGATGTCTTCATCCATGCTGAACTCGATGTTATCAGGTAGTGTTCCATACTTGGGACTGCTACCAAACACCCTGGATGGTTTGAATGAGCGTGGCAGAAGCCGATGGATTGAGAATAACGGAAATCAGATTGACAGTAAGAAGCAGTTTCAGCTTGACTTGGATAAAATTAAGGGCGGGGAAGACACTCGAACAACCTTGATGATAAAAAACATCCCGAATAA GTACACGTCAAAAATGTTATTAGCTGCCATTGATGAACATCATAAGGGTACTTATGATTTTCTCTATTTGCCAATTGATTTTAAG AATAAATGCAACGTCGGCTATGCTTTCATCAATATGCTATCTCCTCAACACATAATATCCTTTTATGAG GCTTTTGATGGAAAGAGATGGGAGAAGTTCAATAGTGAGAAAGTTGCTTCCTTGGCATATGCTCGTATCCAAGGAAAGATGGCTCTCATGAGTCATTTCCAGAACTCAAGCTTAATGAATGAAGATAAGCGCTGCCGCCCCATTCTTTTTCACTCAGACGGGCCTGAGGCTGGAAATCAG ATTCTTCATGAACATCTGCCATCCTCCCATTTGGGCATCAATATCTGGGCGATGAATGATTCGTCGGGAAGCCCTCCAAGTAACGGCATTAGTGAGGGGCTTGATAAATTCTAA
- the LOC111803569 gene encoding protein MEI2-like 5 isoform X1: MQKQSSHHSFSGHSYSPPMAKPKEKENAWGNFHKADAFDASSVTTLFSSSLPVLPHGKLNMIDKGVTIQSVDDISSRFKNLNPGPEGDDVLEDIETHAIGSLLPDDEEELLAGILDDLDLNGLPTSLEDLEEYDLFSSGGGMELETDAQQNASIGSSRVSLGDGAIGSVVPPYTFSNGNGTVAGEHPYGEHPSRTLFVRNINSNVEDLELRALFEQYGDIRTLYTACKHRGFVMISYYDIRAARTAMRALQNKPLRRRKLDIHFSIPKNNPSEKDINQGTLVAFNLDPSIPNEDLHQIFGVYGEVKEIRETPHKRHHKFIEYYDVRAAEAALKALNRSDIVGKRIKLEPSRPGGARRSLMLQLNQELEQDDFWSFRHQGSPVINSPPASVTGKWMSFNGSIKPSSMGSSSNFPGFTSISPTGGNHLAGLASVLPKVTRSNVKVPPIGKDQHPLYINPLHAFQPSLSFPEPKSRPYNETMPSFRPPTSSGSCVEALSGPQTFCGSQNSYTESSSSSAWSRSYTNLQFLSNGNGHTFPFPGRQTSFFSSTPTALSHHVGSAPSGVPSERHFGYFPQSPDTSLMGPGAFRGLSFSSHAPVNPAITTPRNMSEIHPSTFQMMSSSMLNSMLSGSVPYLGLLPNTLDGLNERGRSRWIENNGNQIDSKKQFQLDLDKIKGGEDTRTTLMIKNIPNKYTSKMLLAAIDEHHKGTYDFLYLPIDFKNKCNVGYAFINMLSPQHIISFYEAFDGKRWEKFNSEKVASLAYARIQGKMALMSHFQNSSLMNEDKRCRPILFHSDGPEAGNQILHEHLPSSHLGINIWAMNDSSGSPPSNGISEGLDKF, from the exons ATGCAGAAGCAGAGTTCACATCACTCATTTTCAG GTCATTCTTATAGTCCACCCATGGCTAAGcccaaagaaaaggaaaatgcatGGGGTAATTTCCACAAAGCTGATGCTTTCGATGCTTCCAGCGTTACTACACTATTCTCAAGCTCATTGCCGGTTCTTCCGCATGGGAAGC TGAACATGATCGACAAAGGAGTTACTATTCAATCGGTTGATGACATCTCGTCTCGCTTTAAGAATCTCAACCCAGGTCCAGAGGGGGATGATGTGCTTGAAGACATCGAAACTCATGCAATTGGCAGCTTGCTTCCCGATGATGAGGAGGAGCTTCTAGCGGGAATATTGGATGATTTAGATCTGAATGGCTTGCCTACCTCTCTTGAAGACTTGGAAGAATATGATCTTTTCAGTAGTGGAGGTGGCATGGAGTTGGAAACAGATGCTCAACAAAATGCTAGCATTGGTTCTTCAAGGGTAAGCTTAGGTGATGGTGCAATTGGAAGTGTGGTGCCTCCTTATACCTTTTCAAATGGTAATGGAACGGTTGCTGGAGAACATCCTTATGGAGAGCATCCTTCAAGAACGTTGTTTGTGCGGAATATTAATAGCAATGTTGAAGATTTGGAACTGAGAGCTCTCTTTGAG CAATATGGCGATATTAGGACTTTGTATACTGCGTGTAAACATAGGGGCTTTGTGATGATATCTTATTATGACATTCGTGCTGCTCGAACTGCTATGCGTGCATTGCAAAATAAACCACTGCGGCGGAGAAAACTTGACATTCACTTCTCAATTCCCAAG AATAATCCATCTGAGAAGGATATAAATCAAGGAACCTTGGTAGCCTTTAATTTAGATCCCTCAATTCCCAATGAAGATCTTCATCAAATTTTTGGGGTCTATGGGGAGGTCAAAGAG ATAAGGGAAACTCCACACAAGAGACACCATAAGTTTATTGAGTATTATGATGTTAGAGCTGCTGAAGCAGCACTGAAGGCATTAAATAGAAGCGACATTGTTGGCAAACGCATAAAGCTAGAACCAAGTCGCCCTGGCGGAGCTCGTCGAAG CTTGATGTTGCAACTAAATCAAGAACTTGAACAAGATGATTTCTGGAGTTTCCGCCATCAAGGTTCACCGGTTATCAATTCTCCCCCAG CATCTGTGACAGGTAAATGGATGTCGTTCAACGGTTCGATTAAACCTAGTTCCATGGGAAGTAGCAGCAACTTTCCGGGTTTTACATCCATAAGCCCAACAGGTGGCAACCATTTGGCTGGATTAGCTTCTGTTCTTCCTAAAGTAACAAGAAGTAATGTGAAGGTTCCTCCTATTGGCAAGGACCAGCATCCATTGTATATAAATCCATTGCATGCCTTTCAACCATCCCTTTCATTCCCCGAACCAAAATCAAGGCCCTATAATGAGACTATGCCCTCCTTCAGACCTCCCACATCAAGTGGATCATGTGTGGAAGCGTTATCCGGTCCACAAACTTTTTGTGGAAGTCAGAATTCATACACAGAGTCCTCTAGTTCTTCTGCTTGGTCAAGATCGTACACAAACCTTCAGTTCTTATCCAATGGAAATGGTCATACATTTCCGTTTCCCGGCCGACAAACTTCTTTCTtcagctcaactcccactgcTCTTTCGCATCATGTCGGATCTGCTCCATCTGGTGTCCCGTCGGAGAGGCACTTTGGGTATTTCCCCCAGTCACCAGATACTTCGTTAATGGGTCCTGGGGCATTCAGAGGTTTAAGCTTTAGTTCACATGCTCCTGTAAACCCCGCCATCACCACACCGAGAAACATGTCTGAAATTCACCCTTCGACTTTTCAAATGATGTCTTCATCCATGCTGAACTCGATGTTATCAGGTAGTGTTCCATACTTGGGACTGCTACCAAACACCCTGGATGGTTTGAATGAGCGTGGCAGAAGCCGATGGATTGAGAATAACGGAAATCAGATTGACAGTAAGAAGCAGTTTCAGCTTGACTTGGATAAAATTAAGGGCGGGGAAGACACTCGAACAACCTTGATGATAAAAAACATCCCGAATAA GTACACGTCAAAAATGTTATTAGCTGCCATTGATGAACATCATAAGGGTACTTATGATTTTCTCTATTTGCCAATTGATTTTAAG AATAAATGCAACGTCGGCTATGCTTTCATCAATATGCTATCTCCTCAACACATAATATCCTTTTATGAG GCTTTTGATGGAAAGAGATGGGAGAAGTTCAATAGTGAGAAAGTTGCTTCCTTGGCATATGCTCGTATCCAAGGAAAGATGGCTCTCATGAGTCATTTCCAGAACTCAAGCTTAATGAATGAAGATAAGCGCTGCCGCCCCATTCTTTTTCACTCAGACGGGCCTGAGGCTGGAAATCAG ATTCTTCATGAACATCTGCCATCCTCCCATTTGGGCATCAATATCTGGGCGATGAATGATTCGTCGGGAAGCCCTCCAAGTAACGGCATTAGTGAGGGGCTTGATAAATTCTAA